A section of the Streptomyces sp. 6-11-2 genome encodes:
- a CDS encoding DUF6207 family protein → MEPINEAHVAEPGLAVVEIAACDDQTAFAVQELLAARWATATADRTTPDPGQPGVRLRCYLDVRQTLGS, encoded by the coding sequence ATGGAGCCGATCAACGAAGCACATGTGGCGGAGCCGGGGCTGGCCGTGGTGGAGATCGCGGCATGCGACGACCAGACCGCCTTCGCCGTCCAGGAACTGCTCGCCGCGCGGTGGGCGACCGCGACGGCGGACCGTACGACCCCGGATCCGGGGCAGCCCGGAGTGCGGCTGCGCTGCTACCTGGACGTGCGCCAGACGCTGGGCTCATAG
- a CDS encoding DUF6233 domain-containing protein — translation MNDLPPDLPRLRILETWLVLTLDRVRQQIATTERREQERQHGEQARPATPDCILEGGLNRDSPPVAVHVGGCPMAGKRWKGVPRDVALRALSEGIEACGHCRPDAELGYLDG, via the coding sequence GTGAACGATCTTCCGCCTGACCTGCCCCGCCTCCGCATCCTGGAGACGTGGCTCGTCCTCACCCTCGACCGGGTACGGCAGCAGATCGCCACAACCGAGCGCCGCGAGCAGGAGCGCCAGCACGGTGAGCAGGCCCGGCCGGCCACGCCCGACTGCATTCTCGAGGGCGGCCTGAACCGCGACTCTCCGCCTGTCGCCGTTCACGTCGGCGGCTGCCCTATGGCAGGCAAGCGCTGGAAAGGCGTGCCCCGGGACGTCGCCTTGCGAGCGCTGAGCGAAGGGATCGAGGCCTGCGGGCACTGCCGGCCTGACGCTGAGCTCGGCTACCTGGATGGCTAG
- a CDS encoding transcriptional regulator has protein sequence MRTVLGLTAGNLSQHLAVLEKAGLVDVEKGYEGKRARTWLSLTPAGDRALQDEVTQLKRLIHQIEQGRPAPEP, from the coding sequence CTGCGCACGGTCCTTGGCCTCACGGCCGGAAACCTCAGCCAGCACCTGGCCGTCCTGGAGAAGGCCGGACTGGTCGACGTCGAGAAGGGCTACGAGGGCAAGCGCGCGCGCACCTGGCTCTCCCTCACTCCCGCCGGCGACCGCGCCCTGCAGGACGAGGTCACCCAGCTCAAGCGCCTCATCCACCAGATCGAACAAGGCAGGCCAGCCCCGGAGCCCTGA